One Phycisphaerae bacterium RAS2 DNA window includes the following coding sequences:
- the nsrR gene encoding HTH-type transcriptional repressor NsrR → MFALTKRTDYAIIALAHMAQNPGAVHNAREIAERFRVPPALLMNVLKDLCHGELVRSTRGVKGGYSLAMAADRITLNDIIRAADGPVRFVQCAGEDAGDSACELMATCPVSRPVRKVHDKLTDFLSTVTLAQIAHDPDYRDNCVHLSLEGTAVAQGVTPR, encoded by the coding sequence GTGTTTGCGCTAACCAAACGCACGGATTACGCGATCATCGCGCTGGCCCACATGGCCCAGAATCCTGGTGCGGTGCACAACGCACGGGAAATCGCCGAGCGGTTTCGCGTGCCCCCAGCCCTCCTCATGAACGTGCTGAAGGACCTGTGCCACGGCGAGTTGGTGCGATCCACGCGCGGCGTAAAGGGTGGCTACTCGCTGGCCATGGCGGCCGATCGAATCACGCTGAATGACATCATTCGCGCGGCGGACGGACCGGTTCGATTTGTGCAGTGTGCCGGCGAAGACGCGGGCGATTCAGCCTGCGAGCTGATGGCGACGTGCCCCGTGAGCCGGCCGGTTCGAAAGGTGCATGACAAACTGACGGATTTTCTAAGTACCGTGACGCTGGCGCAGATCGCGCACGACCCGGATTATCGAGACAACTGTGTACACCTGTCCCTCGAGGGGACGGCTGTTGCCCAAGGAGTGACCCCACGATGA
- the iscU gene encoding NifU-like protein, with translation MAYSEKIVDHYENPRNVGSLDKNDPKVGTGIVGAPECGDVMKLQIKCDDAGKIVDAKFKTFGCGSAIASSSLATEWMKGKTVDEALQIKNTDIVKELSLPPVKIHCSVLAEDAIRAAISDYKKKQESDVATAAK, from the coding sequence ATGGCATACAGTGAAAAAATCGTGGATCACTACGAGAACCCGCGAAACGTGGGGTCTCTGGACAAGAACGACCCGAAGGTCGGCACGGGCATCGTCGGCGCGCCGGAGTGCGGTGACGTGATGAAGCTGCAGATCAAGTGCGACGACGCCGGCAAGATCGTCGACGCCAAGTTCAAGACGTTCGGCTGCGGCTCGGCGATCGCGTCCAGCTCGCTGGCGACGGAGTGGATGAAGGGCAAGACGGTCGATGAGGCGCTTCAGATCAAGAACACGGACATCGTCAAGGAGCTGTCGCTCCCGCCGGTGAAGATCCACTGCAGCGTGCTGGCCGAGGACGCGATCCGGGCCGCGATCAGCGACTACAAGAAGAAGCAGGAAAGCGACGTGGCGACGGCGGCGAAGTAA
- a CDS encoding FG-GAP repeat protein has protein sequence MTNLTSAMTGSCWNAKSRAVGPCDAARSRAASHPIACRLLIALNLVITAWVASAPRACADSSSSVMVVYSVDGSNQPKASTWSGSAWSSGSSLSSVGGEANWVILKNCPTRNEMACATFDPASDVNVMFFNGSSWSSPVEVCINADEVDDRSVDIAYEQLSGDALVVYYDLDENNFGYRTYNGTTLSSETDLARSGITGNDYVLLVSKPDSDQIVLITLGQVSGNGEVISANIWNGSSWLGWTTIESSAPTNDNECFAFCFESISGKGLLVYGESGQSQPRYRTLTGTSWSSEASVPSVGSVPWWMRLAPAPNSNSVLFASLDAANDVNVNVWNGTSWGSNVQVETNAPGYAQRYFDIAFEPGGAIGLVAYVESGQSSLRYRTWNGTSWSSEQTGTNLGNQGRTIALTPGTSDQEIFVAATDDGNDLEVFRWTGSGFTSTTQLEGTVGGLSSTEPFMISVPASRPLVPANTPYAHDFESSMGAEWSAGTRSFVSTFTNFAGRHHSKPLKLALNTTPGETYTVMFDFYAIDSWDGATSNNNSAPDFFSVSAGSTQIFSHTLTHEWPSTRAGSYPYSYDQIGDYGYNSWHKDAIFRKMQATFIATDTTTTLSFQGVVTDENSAGVDDESWGIDNIAVDVARFVDVSSAAGFNVSTSTAFDNFGGGMSWGDFDNDGDLDCYISGNTARLLKNNDAGASFTAVSLGDLRRQAAMVDIDNDGDLDLWVATTNDFNTERCMLNNGSASFTSGGNLGFSGPSNNENCAAADVNADGWPDIVMFSENGNWIGHHTGSTSPALSGTNASSYGLHTSRNYGNGDYSSTGDINHDGRVDFFYHYGGGRLFCSNGDGTFTYNNRNIGISTGESLKLGSAWGDYDNDGDLDLATARMSEACSGYLWRNDCFTSNGFTGNFTNVTSSAGLSVNTEVDYGPDDKPGTRSVAWGDYDNDGDLDLFILGAKGAHYLYQNQGNGTFARVAHGINTSGTFIDCCFVDYDNDGDLDLALTRENGTAMLYRNRTNNTSYLKVCLAGRGAGGTPKDAIGTRVELWNASGTQRLARRDIGVARGYGGTEPIWAHFGGVNPSTEYQLKVYFATTTTVKTVRPSEASTTIGTRTIPQMISISESSPATIMKWKENVNKPSL, from the coding sequence ATGACCAATCTTACGTCGGCGATGACGGGTTCGTGCTGGAACGCCAAATCGCGCGCGGTGGGTCCGTGCGATGCAGCGCGGTCTCGCGCCGCCTCACACCCAATCGCGTGCCGCCTGCTGATCGCGCTGAATCTTGTCATCACGGCATGGGTCGCGTCCGCGCCGCGGGCCTGCGCCGATTCCAGTTCGTCGGTGATGGTGGTTTACAGCGTGGATGGCAGCAACCAGCCCAAGGCGTCGACCTGGAGCGGCAGCGCATGGAGCAGCGGTTCGTCGCTTTCGTCGGTCGGAGGCGAGGCGAACTGGGTGATCCTCAAGAACTGCCCGACACGCAATGAAATGGCGTGTGCGACATTCGACCCCGCCAGCGATGTGAACGTCATGTTCTTCAATGGATCGTCCTGGTCCAGCCCAGTTGAAGTGTGCATAAACGCCGACGAGGTGGACGACCGTAGCGTCGATATTGCATACGAGCAGCTCTCCGGCGATGCATTGGTCGTCTATTATGACCTTGATGAAAATAACTTCGGATACCGCACTTACAACGGAACCACCCTCTCCAGTGAGACCGATCTGGCCCGAAGCGGCATTACCGGCAACGACTATGTGCTGCTTGTGTCCAAGCCCGACAGCGACCAGATCGTGCTCATCACGCTGGGTCAGGTGAGCGGAAACGGCGAAGTCATATCAGCGAACATCTGGAACGGTTCGTCGTGGCTCGGCTGGACAACGATCGAGTCATCGGCCCCCACAAACGACAACGAGTGCTTCGCGTTTTGTTTTGAGTCGATTTCCGGCAAAGGCCTGTTGGTCTATGGAGAATCGGGCCAATCGCAGCCGCGATACCGAACGCTGACCGGGACGTCGTGGTCGTCCGAGGCGTCAGTTCCCAGTGTCGGCAGTGTGCCTTGGTGGATGCGATTGGCGCCCGCGCCGAATTCCAACAGTGTGCTGTTCGCCAGTCTGGACGCCGCCAACGATGTAAACGTCAATGTGTGGAACGGCACGTCATGGGGATCGAACGTTCAGGTTGAAACCAATGCACCAGGTTACGCCCAGCGCTATTTCGATATCGCGTTTGAACCCGGTGGCGCTATCGGGCTTGTTGCTTACGTTGAGAGCGGTCAGTCCAGTTTGCGGTATCGCACGTGGAATGGGACGTCCTGGTCATCCGAACAAACGGGGACAAACCTGGGTAATCAGGGGCGGACAATCGCCTTAACACCGGGAACATCGGATCAAGAGATTTTTGTCGCTGCGACGGACGACGGGAATGACCTCGAAGTTTTCAGATGGACCGGATCGGGGTTTACTTCGACGACGCAACTTGAGGGCACTGTCGGCGGACTTAGTTCGACGGAGCCGTTCATGATCAGCGTGCCCGCGAGCAGGCCGCTGGTTCCGGCGAATACACCTTACGCCCACGACTTCGAGTCCTCCATGGGCGCGGAGTGGTCTGCCGGCACGCGGTCATTTGTTTCCACGTTTACGAACTTCGCCGGGCGGCACCACTCCAAGCCGCTCAAGCTCGCGTTGAACACGACGCCGGGCGAAACCTACACCGTGATGTTTGATTTTTACGCGATCGATTCGTGGGATGGCGCTACATCGAACAACAATTCCGCGCCGGACTTCTTCAGTGTCAGCGCCGGCTCGACACAAATCTTCAGCCACACGCTGACTCATGAATGGCCGAGCACGCGCGCCGGGAGCTATCCCTATTCCTACGACCAGATCGGAGACTACGGTTACAACTCGTGGCACAAGGACGCGATCTTTCGCAAGATGCAGGCGACCTTCATCGCGACCGACACAACGACCACCCTGTCGTTTCAGGGCGTGGTGACGGATGAGAACAGCGCCGGCGTCGATGACGAGTCGTGGGGCATCGACAACATCGCGGTGGACGTCGCGAGGTTTGTGGACGTCTCCTCCGCCGCGGGGTTCAACGTCTCCACTTCGACGGCTTTCGACAATTTCGGCGGCGGAATGTCTTGGGGCGATTTCGACAACGACGGCGATCTGGACTGCTACATCAGCGGCAACACGGCGCGGCTCCTGAAGAACAACGACGCCGGTGCCTCGTTCACGGCCGTCTCGCTCGGTGACCTGCGCCGGCAGGCCGCGATGGTCGACATCGACAACGACGGCGATCTCGACCTGTGGGTCGCCACAACGAACGACTTCAACACCGAGCGATGCATGCTGAACAACGGTTCGGCATCGTTCACCAGCGGCGGCAACCTCGGATTCTCCGGCCCCAGCAACAATGAGAACTGCGCGGCCGCCGACGTGAACGCAGACGGCTGGCCCGACATCGTGATGTTCAGTGAGAATGGAAACTGGATCGGGCATCACACGGGGTCGACGTCGCCTGCGCTGTCGGGCACCAATGCTTCGTCGTACGGCCTGCACACGTCGCGCAACTACGGCAACGGCGACTACTCGAGTACCGGCGACATCAATCACGACGGCCGCGTTGACTTCTTTTATCACTATGGCGGCGGGCGGTTGTTCTGCTCCAACGGCGACGGCACGTTCACGTACAACAACCGCAACATCGGTATATCAACGGGCGAATCACTCAAGCTGGGCAGCGCCTGGGGCGACTACGACAACGACGGCGACCTGGACCTGGCCACCGCGCGAATGAGCGAGGCATGCTCGGGCTATCTCTGGCGAAACGACTGCTTCACGTCCAACGGATTTACGGGCAACTTCACGAACGTCACCAGTTCGGCCGGCCTCTCGGTCAATACGGAAGTCGACTACGGGCCGGATGACAAGCCTGGAACGCGCAGCGTCGCCTGGGGCGATTACGACAACGATGGCGATCTTGATCTGTTCATCCTCGGCGCGAAGGGCGCGCACTACCTGTATCAGAATCAAGGCAACGGCACGTTCGCGCGCGTCGCACACGGCATCAACACATCGGGGACGTTCATCGACTGCTGTTTCGTCGACTATGACAACGACGGCGACCTCGATCTGGCCCTGACGCGCGAAAACGGAACAGCCATGCTGTACCGAAACCGAACCAACAATACGAGTTACCTCAAGGTTTGCCTGGCCGGCCGGGGCGCCGGCGGCACGCCGAAGGATGCCATCGGGACGCGCGTGGAGCTTTGGAACGCAAGCGGGACCCAGCGACTCGCTCGCCGCGACATCGGAGTGGCTCGCGGCTACGGCGGCACCGAACCCATTTGGGCACACTTTGGCGGTGTCAATCCTTCGACCGAGTATCAGCTAAAGGTCTATTTCGCAACGACGACAACCGTCAAGACGGTTCGCCCGAGCGAGGCATCGACCACGATCGGAACACGCACGATTCCCCAGATGATCTCCATTTCCGAGTCGTCGCCCGCGACGATCATGAAATGGAAGGAGAACGTGAACAAGCCTTCCTTGTAG
- the iscS gene encoding Cysteine desulfurase, which yields MKLPIYMDHNATTPVDPRVLEAMMPFFTSKFGNSASRNHPFGWEAEEGVELARQQVAAAINASPKEIIWTSGATESNNIAIKGVAQMYRDKGNHIITQAIEHKAVIDPAKYLEQNGFEVTFLEVDKHGMVHAEQVREAMTDKTILVSIMHGNNEIGTVNPIRDIGRLCKEKGVLFHTDACQTFAKQPIDVEDWGIDLLSCSGHKIYGPKGVGALYVRRKKPRVRCEPVIHGGGHERGMRSGTLNVPGIVGMGKAAELCVQNQDEEIKRISSLRDRMKDGLFNRLDEIFLNGHATQRIPNNLNVSFLYVEGESLMMGFHEIAVSSGSACTSASLEPSYVLKAIGRGDDLAHSSIRFSLGRFTTEEEVDYTVERVCATVEKLREMSPLYEMAKEGIDLSKVQWAAH from the coding sequence ATGAAACTGCCGATCTACATGGATCACAACGCAACGACGCCCGTGGACCCGCGGGTCCTCGAGGCGATGATGCCGTTTTTCACGAGCAAGTTCGGAAACTCGGCCTCGCGCAACCACCCGTTCGGCTGGGAGGCCGAGGAAGGCGTCGAGCTGGCCCGTCAGCAGGTGGCCGCGGCAATCAACGCATCGCCCAAGGAGATCATCTGGACCAGCGGCGCGACCGAGAGCAATAACATCGCCATCAAAGGCGTCGCCCAGATGTATCGCGACAAGGGCAACCACATCATCACCCAGGCCATCGAGCACAAGGCGGTGATCGACCCGGCGAAATACCTCGAGCAAAACGGTTTTGAAGTCACCTTCCTCGAAGTGGACAAGCACGGCATGGTCCACGCCGAGCAGGTGCGCGAGGCCATGACCGACAAAACGATTCTGGTCTCCATCATGCACGGCAACAACGAGATCGGCACGGTGAACCCGATTCGCGACATCGGGCGGCTGTGTAAAGAGAAAGGCGTCTTGTTCCACACCGACGCCTGCCAGACGTTTGCCAAGCAGCCGATCGACGTGGAGGACTGGGGCATCGACCTGCTCTCGTGCTCGGGCCACAAGATCTACGGCCCCAAGGGCGTCGGCGCGCTCTACGTGCGGCGCAAGAAGCCGCGCGTTCGGTGCGAACCGGTGATTCACGGCGGCGGGCACGAGCGCGGCATGCGCAGCGGCACCCTGAACGTGCCCGGCATCGTCGGCATGGGCAAGGCAGCCGAGCTGTGTGTGCAGAATCAGGACGAGGAGATCAAGCGGATCAGCTCGCTGCGGGATCGCATGAAAGACGGGCTGTTCAACCGGCTCGATGAAATCTTCCTGAACGGTCACGCGACGCAGCGGATTCCGAACAACCTGAATGTGAGTTTTCTGTATGTGGAAGGTGAATCGTTGATGATGGGCTTCCACGAGATTGCCGTCAGCAGTGGATCGGCCTGCACGAGCGCGTCGTTGGAGCCGAGCTACGTGCTCAAGGCGATCGGCCGCGGGGATGACCTCGCTCACAGCAGCATTCGTTTTTCGCTGGGCCGGTTCACGACGGAAGAGGAAGTGGATTACACCGTTGAGCGCGTTTGCGCGACGGTTGAGAAGCTGCGCGAGATGAGCCCGCTGTACGAGATGGCGAAGGAAGGCATCGACTTGAGCAAGGTGCAGTGGGCGGCGCATTAA